The window TCGTCCGAACCGACGACTGGCCCTGTCGTTGCGCTGGATTCTTCAGGGTGCTCAGAACCGCAACGAGAAGACGATGAAACTACGGCTCGCTGGAGAGCTGATGGACGCCGCGGCCAACCGTGGCGTGGCGATGAAGAAGAAAGAGGACACGCATCGGATGGCCGACGCCAACAAGGCGTTTGCCCACTATCGCTGGTAAGCAAGGCGGCATCCCCAACAAGGAGAGACTCTTCGGCGGCAGGCGACTGCCGTCGTGGCTTTTTTTGGCACTGCAACTCGAAACCAACTCAAGACACGAAGATGGCTAGGCAAGTACCACTAGAGCGCATTCGCAACATCGGCATCATGGCGCACATTGATGCCGGCAAGACGACGACGACCGAGCGAATCCTCTATTACACGGGCGTCAACTACAAGATCGGGGAGGTCCACGAGGGGACCGCGACGATGGATTGGATGGTGCAGGAGCAAGAGCGTGGCATCACGATCACCGCCGCGGCTACGACCTGTTCCTGGGACGATCACCGGATCAACATTATCGACACCCCCGGGCACGTGGATTTCACCGCCGAGGTGGAGCGTTCGTTGCGGGTCCTGGATGGCGCCGTGGCGGTGTTCGATGCCGTGGCCGGCGTCGAGCCGCAGTCGGAGACGGTTTGGCGGCAAGCAGACCGTTATCGCGTTCCCCGTCTCGCTTTTGTCAACAAGATGGACCGCGTTGGAGCCGATTTCGACCGCTGTGTCGAGATGATGCGCTCGCGGTTGGGTGCTGCGCCGGTCGTGATCCAGATTCCCTGGGGCGCCGAGGACACGCTCCAGGGCGTGGTGGACCTCATCACGATGAAGGGCGTCCGCTACAAAGACGAGGCGTTGGGTGCCCAGTACGAGCTCGTGGACATCCCGGCTGAGCTCGTCGATCGCGCCCACGAGTTGCGGGAGAAGATGGTCGAGTCCATCTCCGAGACCGACGACCCGCTACTCGAGAAGTACCTCTCCGGCGACGAGGTGACGAACGAGGAGCTTCAGGCGGCGCTACGGCGGGCGACGGTGTCGAACGCGCTTCAGCCGGTACTCTGCGGCAGCGCCTTCAAGAACAAAGGCGTGCAGCCG is drawn from Acidobacteriota bacterium and contains these coding sequences:
- a CDS encoding 30S ribosomal protein S7 → RPNRRLALSLRWILQGAQNRNEKTMKLRLAGELMDAAANRGVAMKKKEDTHRMADANKAFAHYRW